The DNA sequence CCTTCTCGCGGGCGACGCGGACCAGCTCGGCGCTGAAACCGTGGTCGCCGCGACCGTGGACGGTCGGAGAGAACCGCAGCGCGACCGGCCGCACGCCGCGGTCGGCGTACTCGAACGCGAACGCCTCGCCGCCGCCGCGCGGGGCGTCGGCGCCGACATAGGGCGACGGGACGTCCTCGGTCAGCAGCTCGCCAGGGCGCGCGACGATGCCCGACGCGAACAGGAACGGCCGGTCGGAGCCGGCGAGCTCGTCGCCGATCGTGGCCACGACGGCGCGCTCGGTGCGCCCGGCGCCGGCGTAGTCGGAGAAGTCGTGCTTGAAGCCGAGGTGGATGACCGCGTCGGATCCGGCGGCTCCGGAGCGGATGCTCTCCAGGTCGTCGAGCGAGCCGGGGACCGGGGTGGCGCCGGCGGAGCGGATGCGCTCGGCGGACGCCTCGGAGCGGGCGAGGCCGGTCACCTCGTGGCCGGCGGCGATGAGTTCGGGGACGACGGCGGAGCCGATCCAGCCGGATGCTCCAGTGACGAAGACGCGCATGGGAATGACCTCCCGGGTCATGGGATCGTGAACGATGTCGATGATGTCAGTGACTGTCGTCAGTGACTGACATCACGATAGCACCGATGTCAGCAACTGTCATCACTTCGCGGCAAACCGCTAGAATGACGCCGTGGGACGCTGGACACCGGATGCGCGCGGCCGCCTGGAGAAGGCGGCCATCGAGCTGTACGCCGAGCGCGGCTTCGAGGGGACCACCGTCGCCGACATCGCCGAGCGCGCGGGCGTCACCGAGCGCACCTTCTTCCGGCACTACGCCGACAAGCGCGAAGTGCTCTTCGCTGGGTCGACCGCGATGCAGGAGGCCGTGCTCGCCGCGATCGCCGCCGCCCCGGACGATGCGCCGCCGTTCGCGGTCGCCGCCGACGGGATGCGCGCGGCAGCGGCGCTGATCGACAGCCGGGGGACGGACTTCCCGCGCCGGCGCTCCGCGGTCATCGCGGCCAACCCGAGCCTGCAGGAGCGCGAGCTGCTCAAGCTCGCCGCCCTCGCCACCGCGAGCGGCGGGGCGCTGCGCGCCCGCGGCGTCCCCGAGCCCGCGGCGAGCCTCGCGGGCCAGGCGGCGGTGGGTGCGTTCCACGTGGGCTTCGCCCAGTGGATCGCCGGCCCGGCCGACGCCACGCTCACGTCGCACGTGGAGCAGGCGCTCGCGACCCTCCCCACGCTGGCGTAAACGCGCCGTCCGCCGGCCGTGCCCGGCGCCCGCCGAGCAGCCCTACCGCCCCAGCACGCGATCGATCGCGTCCAGCTCGCCGGCCTCCAGCGCCGGCCCGTCGAGCGCACCCAGGTTCTGCTCCAGCTGCGTTACGCTGCTGGCGCCGATGATCGCGGACACGACCACCGGATTCCGCAGCACCCACTGCAGCGCCAGCTGCGCCAGGCTCTGCCCGCGCCCGGCCGCGATCTCGTTCAGCGCGCGCACCTTCGTCAGCACGTCCTCGGTCAGATCCGACTCGTGCAGGAACACGCTCGTCACCGCGCGGGAGCCTTCGGGCACGCCGTCCAGGTAGCGGTCGGTCAGCATCCCCTGGGCCAGCGGCGAGAACACGATCGCCGCCGCGCCCGCGGCCTCCACGGCGTCAAGGACGCCGTCCTCCACGTGCCGGTCGAACATCGAGTACCGCGGCTGGTGCAGCAGCAGCGGCGTCCCCGCGTCGGCGAGCAGTTCCGCCGCCGCGGTGGTCTGGGCCGGGTCGTAGTTCGAGACGCCGGTGTAGAGCGCCTTGCCCTGAGCGACGGCCGTCGTCAGGGCGCCCATCGTCTCCTCCAGCGGCGTCAGCGGGTCCGGGCGGTGGTGGTAGAACACGTCCACGTAGTCCAGCCCGAGGCGGCGGAGACTCTGGTCGAGCGACGACAGCACGTACTTGCGAGAGCCGAAGTCGCCGTACGGCCCCGGCCACATCAGGTAGCCGGCCTTCGTCGACACCACGATCTCGTCCCGGTATGCGCGGAGGTCGGTGGCCACGATGCGGCCGAAGAACTCCTCCGCCGCCCCGGGAGGCGGCCCGTAGTTGTTGGCGAGGTCGAAGTGCGTCACGCCCAGGTCGAAGGCCCGCAGCACGATCTCGCGCTGGGTGTCGAACGACCGCGCGGTGCCGAAGTTCTGCCAGAGCCCGAGCGAGAGCGGCGGCAGCTGGAGGCCGCTCCGTCCGGCGCGGCGGTAGGGCATCGAGTCGTAGCGGGCGGGGTCGGCGACGAAAGGCGTGGGCATGGGGCAAGCCTAGACGGCGTGCCCGCCGCTACC is a window from the Leifsonia shinshuensis genome containing:
- a CDS encoding SDR family oxidoreductase, whose translation is MRVFVTGASGWIGSAVVPELIAAGHEVTGLARSEASAERIRSAGATPVPGSLDDLESIRSGAAGSDAVIHLGFKHDFSDYAGAGRTERAVVATIGDELAGSDRPFLFASGIVARPGELLTEDVPSPYVGADAPRGGGEAFAFEYADRGVRPVALRFSPTVHGRGDHGFSAELVRVAREKGVAGYVGDGSNRWPAVHRLDAGRLVRLALEQATPAARVHAVGEEGIPARDIAAAIGEGLGLPVESIAPEDVDAHFGWIGRFFGMDIPASRAITRERYGWTPTGPTLLEDFASGSYFEAVAAR
- a CDS encoding TetR family transcriptional regulator; its protein translation is MGRWTPDARGRLEKAAIELYAERGFEGTTVADIAERAGVTERTFFRHYADKREVLFAGSTAMQEAVLAAIAAAPDDAPPFAVAADGMRAAAALIDSRGTDFPRRRSAVIAANPSLQERELLKLAALATASGGALRARGVPEPAASLAGQAAVGAFHVGFAQWIAGPADATLTSHVEQALATLPTLA
- a CDS encoding aldo/keto reductase, whose amino-acid sequence is MPTPFVADPARYDSMPYRRAGRSGLQLPPLSLGLWQNFGTARSFDTQREIVLRAFDLGVTHFDLANNYGPPPGAAEEFFGRIVATDLRAYRDEIVVSTKAGYLMWPGPYGDFGSRKYVLSSLDQSLRRLGLDYVDVFYHHRPDPLTPLEETMGALTTAVAQGKALYTGVSNYDPAQTTAAAELLADAGTPLLLHQPRYSMFDRHVEDGVLDAVEAAGAAAIVFSPLAQGMLTDRYLDGVPEGSRAVTSVFLHESDLTEDVLTKVRALNEIAAGRGQSLAQLALQWVLRNPVVVSAIIGASSVTQLEQNLGALDGPALEAGELDAIDRVLGR